A genome region from Pithys albifrons albifrons isolate INPA30051 chromosome 24, PitAlb_v1, whole genome shotgun sequence includes the following:
- the SYF2 gene encoding pre-mRNA-splicing factor SYF2 — MAAAVSALSSLGVPDGDCGSSSEEDEGSPGPAAAAGAEQRRQERLRRFRELHMKRYEACKLNSQEVVEEDKRLKLPPNWEAKKARLEWELKVQEKKKECAARGEDYERVKLLEISAEDAERWERKKKKKNPDLGFSDYAAAQLRQYQRLTRQIKPDLEQYEKLKEQYGEALYPTSDSLLHGTHVPSKEGVDRMVADLEKQIEKREKYSRRRPYNDDADIDYINERNAKFNQKAERFYGKYTAEIKQNLERGTAV; from the exons ATGGCGGCGGCGGTGTCGGCACTGAGCAGTTTGGGGGTCCCCGATGGCGACTGTGGG AGCTCCTCGGAGGAGGACGAGGGCAGTCCcggcccggcggcggcggcgggggcggagCAGCGGCGGCAGGAGCGGCTGCGCCGGTTCCGGGAGCTCCACATGAAGCGG TATGAGGCTTGCAAGCTGAACAGCCAAGAAGTGGTGGAGGAAGATAAAAGACTTAAATTGCCACCAAACTGGGAAGCTAAAAAAGCTCGTCTGGAATGGGAGCTGAAGGtgcaggaaaagaagaag GAATGTGCAGCAAGAGGAGAGGACTACGAGCGAGTCAAACTGCTGGAGATCAGTGCTGAGGACGCCGAgaggtgggaaaggaaaaagaagaagaaaaatcctgaTCTGGGGTTTTCAG ACTACGCGGCGGCGCAGCTGCGCCAGTACCAGCGGCTGACACGGCAGATCAAACCCGACCTGGAGCAGTACgagaagctcaaggagcaatA tGGGGAAGCTCTTTATCCCACCTCTGACAGCCTCCTCCACGGAACTCACGTGCCATCCAAGGAAGGGGTTGACAGAATGGTTGCAGATCTTGAGAAACA GATCGAGAAGCGGGAGAAGTACAGCCGGCGGCGCCCCTACAACGACGACGCCGACATCGACTACATCAACGAGAGGAACGCCAAGTTCAACCAGAAGGCAGAGAGGTTCTATGGGAAGTACACGGCCGAGATCAAACAGAACCTGGAGCGGGGCACGGCCGTGTGA